A region from the Neurospora crassa OR74A linkage group V, whole genome shotgun sequence genome encodes:
- the syn-2 gene encoding syntaxin 2 has translation MSYNQNPYGQPSPYNDGPSAEGGYGGSYGGNYGGGYDNNGYGQQPESHEMQTYGQQQRQPHGPDTTATGAPLSQQEFLNSVRDVEGHIQQFRANLDQIRTLHQQSLSDTSGRPPPGLEQLQAVTEQLKSQIKTEVDNLVSDATRTGDGTFNTKKRQAERLRDLYKDAIQAYLVEERRHKGQIGEQAVRQLLIVNPDATPQEQDAVRNGDMQQDQIFQSALLQSNRVGAAKAVLGNVQARHQELLRVEQSMQELAQLFEYLNTLIVQQGEVIADVVQKTEQVNDNMDKGIQEVDKGVKHARNRRKLKWYCLLVCVLIIIAIALGVGLGVYFSNKKN, from the exons ATGTCTTATAATCAAAATCCCTACGGTCAGCCTAGCCCTTACAACGACGGTCCTTCGGCCGAGGGCGGTTATGGCGGCAGCTATGGCGGCAACTATGGTGGAGGTTACGACAACAACGGCTACGGTCAA CAGCCCGAATCACACGAGATGCAGACATATGGCCAGCAACAACGTCAACCCCACGGCCCTGATACCACGGCCACCGGCGCTCCTCTATCCCAGCAAGAATTCTTGAACAGTGTCCGCGATGTCGAAGGCCACATCCAACAGTTCCGCGCAAACCTCGACCAGATTCGCACTCTTCACCAACAGTCCCTCTCCGACACCAGCGGCCGCCCGCCCCCCGGCCTCGAGCAGCTGCAGGCCGTGACCGAGCAGCTCAAGTCACAGATCAAGACCGAAGTCGACAACCTTGTCTCTGATGCCACCCGGACCGGCGACGGTACCTTCAACACCAAGAAGCGCCAGGCCGAGCGCCTCAGGGATCTGTACAAGGATGCTATTCAGGCCTACCTTGTGGAGGAGCGCCGCCACAAGGGCCAGATTGGCGAGCAGGCCGTTCGTCAGCTCTTGATTGTCAACCCCGATGCGACGCCCCAGGAACAGGATGCTGTGCGCAACGGCGACATGCAGCAGGATCAGATCTTCCAGAGTGCT CTTCTACAATCTAACCGCGTCGGCGCCGCCAAGGCCGTCCTCGGCAACGTACAAGCCCGCCACCAGGAACTCCTCCGCGTCGAGCAATCGATGCAAGAGCTCGCCCAACTTTTCGAGTACCTTAACACGCTCATCGTGCAGCAGGGCGAGGTCATCGCCGACGTGGTCCAAAAGACGGAACAGGTCAACGACAACATGGACAAGGGTATCCAGGAGGTTGACAAGGGCGTCAAGCACGCCCGCAACCGCCGCAAGCTCAAATGGTACTGCTTGCTGGTGTGCGTGCTCATCATTATTGCCATTGCGCTCGGTGTCGGCCTGGGCGTCTACTTCTCGAACAAGAAGAATTAG